In the genome of Phycodurus eques isolate BA_2022a chromosome 11, UOR_Pequ_1.1, whole genome shotgun sequence, the window GTACTCAGAACCTCCCCATGATGACAACAGACTCCCTGCAGAGAAGTTACGGAGATGAACAGGATGCTGGCTTTCTCACTCTGAGCCCACTGAGGCCCAGTTTACCTTCTGACTGCACTTCACCAGATTGGGAATGTCTGGCCATCCCGGTTCCTGTCACCGTTGAGCAGGAGAGTGCCGACGGTCTTTCTGTCAGCCTGGGCGACTTGGTGAAACACATGCATCCATACTGCATGACCATTAGCATGGAGGATGATAAGGGCATGCAGATGTTGCCCGAAGGAGGAATCTTACTTGAAGTGGTGGATCAGTGTAAAAATGGAGAGCCAATCCTGGCCATCCAAGACCTCCCATTTCCTCTACCAATTGAAGAGTATACAGAGAATAAGCCAAGGGCAGGTGATGAGGACGATGTAGCTTCTGAGAGCTCAGagcatattgttgttgttgttgatgatgatgacgacgatgaagCCTTCTGTCAAGTTCCGGTGAAAATTCCAGGCTTATGTTCTGATGGGAAAGATAGCATTATGATTAACAAGGAGAAGGAAGACACCCGAGCAAGAAGCCCTTCTCGtaggaaaaggaaaaagaaatgcAAGAAATATTGCCCACCTGTTGAGGGTCGGGTCCTCAGGAGTGCttcaataatacataaaaaacaaGAATTACCCCCAGAGTTGAAAAACAGGCAACTCAAGgaacagaagaaaaacaaaatgccaaaGGATCCAGCTGGTCCTGAAGATCCCTTTCTAAAACTTAAGGTAATAACTTTACGCCAAAGTGAATCCCAAGCAGAAATGATTACTTTGATTCCTGAATCTAGTGTGAAAGCTGTTACGTTTGTGCCACCACAGGCCACAGGACAGTTAAAAGCTGCTGTTCCTGAAAGTCCAGCCCCAGCACTCTCCTCCCAACAGCCAGATAAAATGTCCAAACGGCTGTCCCAAGCTCCTGATGAGATCTCCACCCAACCATCTTTAGTGTCTTTCAGCAACCCAGCAGCTGCTCTTAACACCACAGCGACTGTAGAGGGACCCCTTCCACTGGTGGCTCCTGCAGCTCCAGAGCCAAAGCCCAAGTCCCTCAGTCTGGCAGAGTACAGACAACTTCGGCTGCAGAAGAAGCCTGTTGCGGTTCAAAACCAAGGCGACAACAGCACCAAGTGGCCAAGCCTTCCAGAGCTGCCCAAAGAATTGCCCCCTATCCTCTGTTTGCTTCATCCCAGCCCCAGGGATACTCGGTGGCCCACCTCCCAGGCTGCAAAGCAGGTGGTGGAGGTCAAACCCACCTGGCAACCCCGGGGACCCTGTGCCCCGCCCACGCCTGAGGCGCTGTTAGTGCCACCCGCCTATATGGTCGCCTCAACCAACAAGACTGCTAATGCTGTCCCTACACAGTCAAAAGTGTCAAAAGAAGTATCGAGTCCAAAGCCAAATGTGCCCCAAAAACCTTCAGCTGGTACACCTGATTCTGTCAACACTCTCGTCTCTGAATGCCAGCCAGTGCACCAACCAACAGACAAGTGTCCTAAACTGTCAGAAGACAAGACTGAAGTCACTGAGAGGCTTCCACAGTTTGTCAAAACCACTACACAGACAATCCAATGCAACTCTGCTGCTGTTGTTCCTATTCCCAGTCCCCTGCAGAAGACCCCAGTTTGCCAGAATGTGCCCAAGGTCATTCCTCACTCCACTCCTTCCGCAAACAATTGCAGTAAACCTGCAAAGGCCCCGAcaatgaatcccaaagcctCTTCTACtccatccattaatccattggCTTCCTCAAGTCTTAAATCAAAACTAGTTGTGCTTAAACCAAAACCTCGAGTCGCATCCACGGAGCCAAAGGCAAAGAGTCCCACACAGGAGCTGATTGAGTCCTTCACCGCTGAGATGGGTGAGCTTGTCAATTGCACACCAAAGTCTCTCAATAAGTAATGCTCGTTAAACTATTTGGCAACTGTACATTTAAACGGTTAAGTGACACTACTGACTCACATTCCTAACGATAATCCTAGCTAAAAAGATTTTTGGGACTTTAAAGTTATCATCAAGGTCACCCCTTCTGAATGTTTAATAGTTTGTTTCTCCGATTGTTGCTCTCTCTTTAGCATCAATTTGTGGTTTTAATCATTCACCAGTTTCTGTATGATAGGTATTGAGGCAGCTGATCTGACGAGCCTGTTGGAGCAGTTTGAGGAAACACAAGGTGAGCAAATTAATCCCTTTTACAAGTCCATTGGAgcgatttgtcttttttatagGGAGAACAATCAACACGACATTATGACAGGAGAATCGTGTCCCATTTCTTGGCTTGCAGTTGTAGTTTAAGTTTTCATAGGTTGATTGAGGTGAAGTATTCAGTGTTTCGTCATGGGAGTGAAGAAGCATGTGATTTGACTCATGACTTGGCTCATCACAAAAAAggcagtttattttaaaaatatgtgcaTATACATGGCAGCTTTTTTGTGGGATGTTGTATTTTCTGAAGGTTGCACTCATTCCCTACAGagagctttttttgttgttgatgggTTTTGTTGGGGGCAGAGATGCTGCTTTGTGCTGTGGAATTCTGCCCATTCTGCAAATCCATTTAACTCTCGCCATGCTGTCTTTGTTGGTGGATATACAAGGCTCAACCCCACATTGTGTGTACAGCGACTATACTCAAACGTACATTTAATAGTGTCAATTTGAGTGTTATAGAGCCCTCCTAATGTCTTGACTGGCCGTGACAGTTGCATTGTGCTTGCACTGACATTTCTATCCACTAATAAATCTCTGTTTTGCCATTATCCTTATCTCTCTTCAGCCAAAGAGCAACAAAGTATACTGGAGGTCTGTGGTAGAGCAACAGCTGTAGGAAACTCTAGGTGAGTTACCCTACAGCCATCATGCTGCTCTGTGGGTATGATGGAGTCAAATGTGTACATGTATGGTTGGAGTGACTCCACCTTATTTGCCAAGACCTGCCGCTAATGTCAAGCCTCAGTAATACAATTAGCTTCAAAACTGTGATTCACAGCCACACCTAAATACATACCAGCAAATACATGTGCAATATTAACTTTTGTGCTCACTTTTCAGTGCCGAATTTGCACATGAGAGAACTGTTGTGGAGCGTGTCAGAGCCAATGATCTCTCAAGCCCTGCAGGTAATTCATATGAACCATACAAAGCAAATGAAACGTTTTGTAGAATGATGTACTGTAAGTCCAATTATGTACAGTGGAAACTACAGTtctgccttgagatacgggcCGTCAttcagcattttgttttttgttttactttgacttgcgtGCActaacttgagatacaagcgctgtatgaTCGCAGTGAATTCAAATCAACTCGCGTCACAATAAGTAGCAGTTTGGCAAGTTGtgaacatttaaacaaaaaagacgCTTGAAACTGTTGAATTTAACTTTTACTGTCAAACCAAACATTAAATAAAGATAATTAcatgttatttaaaacaaccaaagtgCGCTGTTTGAAGAACggtctgctatcttaatgctaatacaTCGAAAATCACAAAACAATGACCTGCAATGCACAACACCAGTCGCAGATTCCATATGTCAAAGTCCTTTACTTCACACAAAGTTGGCAAATATTAACTGCAGTTCAGAGCTGATATTTCTATCAGGCCATTGCTTCAAAGAACCAACTCTAAAAGCTCATCATCGACAAGAATAATGGTGTCACTGGTGTTATGTCACTGAATCACTCTATAATACTGGACAAAGGTACTTGGACACTGTCAGTCTTTCTAGTTGATGAGTCTGCTTTTGTCACCTCTGTtcagaaaatgtcacaaaacacacCTAGAGATCTTTTGATATGAACTGAAATGAGGATTAGTGTGGCACACTGACATCACGGCTTATGAAGGCTCGgttaagtcatatttttattgacacCTCAAATTTGTAAATGAATTTGGGTTACCATATCTTCAGATTAGCAGCTTTGCATCACAATTGGCCAACTGCTGTTAATTGTCTGGCATAATAATGGTGCATTCTTGGTGTTCTTTAGCTTTGACTCCTCCAGCCACTCCTCCGCAACAGATGTGGAAACCTCTGGCccctgttgcccttcttggaaaGGCCAAGGCCTCAGAGTCCTCCAAATTGAACCCATCTAAGGCTATTCAGATAGAGGCCCGTCCTCTGACCTCAGCCAGATTCCGTACCAAACCCACTGAAGCTGCCGCCTCTGTGCCTTACGATGTCGTGTGCATGGATCATGATTACTGCCTCCCCAGCAGACATGCTTCTACTGGAGAAGCAGGCAAGCGCTGGAATGTCAAACAGCAGATCTCAATTAAAGCCATCAAGCACCCTATTGCAACCACTACAGTGCCCccgtgtgtccaggagaccaccTGCCAGTTGAACCCCAACACACAAACATCTTTAGCACCTCCAGTGACATTGAATGATGACATTGATAGGATAGAGAGGTCCTCTGTTCTTGAGACTCCAGAAGCTTCTCCAGCGCGGCAGGAGAGCGAATCGACTGAAAGCAGTCTTAGGAAGAGGACTTTTGAGAGGTCCTATCGTTGGCATGCTGCCTCTCGCAGTCCCAGCCCCAAACAGAGGGGGCGAAAACGAAGATCCCAACGTTCCCCCTCGGAGTCCAGCAGCTTTGAGTCTGATTCCCACTCCTCTCGATCTCGGTCGAGATCCCACTTGCCATCCAAGAAAAGGTTAGGTTCACTTTGCACAATATCTAAATTCTCTTTGGATTGTGATTTATAACTCTTCCTCTATAGGTTTCGTCATCGCCGCTCTCGCAGCAGATCCAGCTGTTCATCTCGTTCCTCTTCACGGTCCTCTGTATCCCGCTCTCCTCCCAGGAGGAGAAAATACTCATATTCCTCCTCTCACTCTGGTTCTTGGAGTCGCTCTCGATCGCGGTCTCGTTCTCCCCAAAGACGAACGTCATGCAGGAGAACCAGAACTCTTTGCAGGTACATAGTAGAAACTGCAAATGGTTCTCATGCTCGTTGAATTTGGCTAaaggtgtttgtttttctttagtcCTTCATATCAGAGTACATATGGGTATGCTGCTGAGGATGTGAAGTCTCGCAAAGACAAAGCCATAGTAAGCTTGTACATTTTCATTGGTGGAGTTTCGTGATATAGTTTAACTaaataaatttagaaaactcACTTTACAGGAGGAGAGACGGGTTGTTTACATTGGTCGAATTCGAGGCACAATGACACAAAGGGAGCTCAGAGATCGTTTCTCCTACTTTGGTGAAGTAGAGGATTGTACTCTGCACTTTAGGGAACACGGGTGAGTGCTCCATGTCTCTCGTTTTGGCATACTTGCTGTGTTGCATTGTTACTGAACCCTTTTGGTCTCTCCTGTGACTTTAAGGTTCAAGATACAATGCTAGAGCATATGCAGGCCTGCTCATAACTGGGGCCTCCTGGCTTATGTCTAAGGTTGCTCTTTTAAAAGCAAGCCACAGCTTTAAATGACAACCCATCATGAAGTGAAGTAGTCATCTGTCAATATATGCTAATGCTTTGATCTATTACAGGGACAACTATGGGTTTGTGACTTACTACGAcaccaaggatgctttcacCGCCATTGAAAATGGGAACAAACTGCGCAAGCCTGACGAGCTGCCATTTGATCTGTGCTTTGGTGGAAGGAGGCAGTTCTGCAAAACCACCTATGCTGACCTAGGTAGTAGGCAAGACAAGATGGATGCTCTCAACCTGTTCATCCTTTTCTTTTGAATTGTAATCACTATGCTCATGTTACTTTTCAGATTCTAACAGAGACTATGACCCACCAGCTTCAAAAGGCAAGATGAAGACACTAGACTTTGACACTTTACTGAAGCAGGCCCAGCGAAGTTTGAAGAGGTAACAGGAGGCCTGGCGCAGGAAGCACCAAACTTACCTCAAGAGCAAAACTTGTCTTTTCAGTTTGTTGTggaatttgtttacatttattttgtttgggaAAGTCTAATACCTTCTATCGAAGTGGAAATTTATAGTTAAATgagtaaaacacattaaaaaatgtaatgacaattttgtaatatttaactgtaaaaacaaaatgaaatgtatgaCGAGAATCACTTTTAAGGGTGAAAACAAAAGTGGCATCCTTAAATGTTGCGAGAGGATGTGATacattcaaatgttctgcaaacatcaattaaaaacagGAACCTGAAATGTCTTGTCTGGTCATTTAAGCAAAcatgttgactttttttcccatatcCACTACAGTACACCGCTCCAAGAATGAGTATTGTTTACTGTGATTACAAAATAAGAGATCCAAACCTGTCCTACTACACCTGAACTATTGTGGCAAAAACCTAGTGCCAAAGATATCCCCATTTTTCTACATACATATGGGAGTAAACAAACATTtgacaccccaaaaaaacattggacaCATGGTTAGTGTTCAACTTGATTCATAAGATATACCAGCTGTATAAAAGGGACTTTGCAGATTAAActgcaagatttgaatgtaccCTCCCTTCACCAATCCCACCTGTCACCACCCCTCAAATCTCTgactaaagccacgcccctcactAACATATACATGCACTAGACGCTGACTCGCACTAACAAGCCTACATTTGCCAATGGTGCTAACACTGGTAGTATGACTGATTGgtaatggagtgttactataaGAGTAAATGTTATCGgtttgaagtttttattttttgggtatgtctatcaatgcaaaataaaaaggtgaTATGCTTGGCATTGAGTAGAAATATTCCTAATTCTTTGTGGATTCTGAATTCTCAGATGCCTGAGGTGCCTTGCTCTGGttctttttgcttttcttcTGCCCAGTTCTTTGCAAAggatgtgcatttttttaaattgtattttccaGAGGTCTACCGTAGCTagagcaaagctcctgaagcccaagctaACTGGTCAGTGCGAAGCTGCGCCGGTGTGCCTGCAAGTGATTGACACCTTGTCACTCACTCCTTCTGTCTCTTGATTATTTTTCCTCGGGTACAGTGGTGTCTTTAAGGGTTATCCATATTAGCGGAACAAGATGACAGCTGACTTTTTCCACAGACCATTTTCCTAATGCATTACTGTCAGATCAGAcggacagttttaacaaatattacaacaacaacacatttttaatttaagagTAACGTAAAGTCAAGCGAGACAAACTacaagcaccccccccccccctttttttttttgtgtgtgtgtgtgtgtgaaacagtaCTGGGTCTTTGCTGCATTCCTAATATGGGCTGTGCTACCAAAGATATTTAATACTCATAAGAGAGTTCACGCAATTCCGAGGATGTTTAGCTTTTAACCTTTCACTGATTCTCGTTGCATGATATTGTCGTATAACCGGGACCAAACACTCGACGTTGGTTATATGAtggttatgtatttaaaaatactgcaccactaatataacaatatacGCATGTGGTGCATATTTTAGTAAAATGTATTAGCATTAATTTTCATATTAAAAGGTTACTATGTATTCAGTTAATGTAGTGTTTGCAGCGCATCTTTCTTGAGGATGACcgctaaaataaacacttttttacCACGAAATTGTTTTGTTAATGCGTTGGTGTTTGGCGTTGGCTAATGTGGATGTGAAACATCTTGACGTTGTAAGTGCATTTGTGCGGTTTTGTCGGTCAGATCTGGTTTTGTCTAGTTTGAACTAGTTAGTTGAGCATGCGCACTGGGTGTAAACAGGAAGAACACTGGGAAAAAAACGGAGCAAATCCACCAGAAAGAGACCATCGTAGGCTCGgattaaaccaaaaaaaatgtactgcgGTTCATTTTATATTCACACCCTGAATTCATTTTGTAAACTCTGATCGAGATTCCGATTAAATTAGGCGCGAATAGGTGTGGATATTTGGCTCGCTGAAATCCGAGGTTTTCTCCTGCTGTCTGCTTCGACCGTGACGCGATTGACTTGCTCGACATTCCctttcacaaacaaacaaactgtgcttttcaagtttttttccacgcgtctcTGAGTGGGTTtctaccatttaaaaaaaatggtccaAAAAGATAAGACGCTGGAGACGACACCGGTGGAAGACGAACCGAGCCCCAGCCCAGTCTCGGGAGAGGCTTGTGCCACCGGTGCCGGCCTGTTGGAAGAGTCCGCCGGCATCAGCGTGGAAGCAATGGGccacagaaaattcatcagtgGAGTGGTGGAAGGTACTTTGAGTGATGAGCGTTTTGGAATTGAAAACCTGCAGAAAAATGGGTCAATCGAACTCAATACGCATCATGTAGTCTGCGTTTGTCACCAGAAAACGAGATGTTTCATTTATAGCGGCCATCAGTCTTAGCATCAGCATTACTTTTGTCCAATTTGCCACGTTGAAATAATTAACCTTAGTATGTCATTTACTTTGGCTTGGTGTTTGATTTCACCTACACATTTAAACAGTGTGTTATGCTTTGAATATAATCACGTGCCCATACAATAGAAACCATTCTTTGGTCATTTGTCACTAGACACAAGCAAAATGAAGTGAACCGGTATGTGGCAATGGTTGAAAAGCAGACCAACACCAACGGGCGAAGAAAGCGAATATTTCCGTTCGCAGCACCTCGTGAAAACTGACAGTATGGTTTGTTCATGCAGGCTTTTATGGACGACCGTGGACAATGGAACAGAGGAAAGAGTTGTTCAGgaggtaaaaatgaaaatgtctaCCTGCTTACGTTGTTAGTTACATCATGTTTGTGCATGGGTTCTAATCATTGCCATCACTGTGTTTCACAGGCAGCAGAAATGGGGACTAAATACGTATCTTTATGCTCCCAAAGATGACTACAAACACAGAATGTTCTGGAGGGAATTATACTCAGTGGAGGAAGCAGGTGACTATTGAGAGGAAATGAAGAAATTAATTATACCGTTTCTtaggtgtacagtatatatgccCACAGTGTtaaccattttttccccaattaaCTCTCAGAGCAACTTATGACTCTAATTGGATCAGCCAAAGAGTACGGCATTGAGTTCATTTATGCCATTTCACCTGGACTTGATATCACTTTCTCCAATCAGAAAGAGGTCACAGCACTCAAGAGGAAACTGGACCAGGTATTGTGATGTGTTTACcaataaaacatgcatcaaACCTTTCTgttaaagacaataaaacacCTAATGAATGAGGACAGATAATAAACATTGCGTCATTAATGCACTTTACGCAAAGATTTTCTTGGCAcccaaattttaaatgaaatcatcCACTAAGgctgtttcccaacctttattgagcaaatGCACATATTAAGTTAATCACAAAAAAGTTAAAGgcacaataaaaagaaaaaagaagtcaCAATAAAGGCCTTTTCATACCACACTTGGGAACACACAGCACACACGTGGAtgaacccattcattgtgtatgtgctctGGGGCGGTGATTTCAGAGTGACAACAGCAACAAATTTTGGCAAAGTTGTACAGTAAAAGACATGGAGAATGTGAAGGAAATAATAAAGGCAGTGTCCCAGGGAGTTTTGGGACACATACAAGTGATGTGGTAAAGAGGGCAGAGTGATGGACTGAGCTCTTCACCCTGTTAAATATACCGAGTTGGTTGAAAGTGGTAGAAATGTGATTTAagcatgtgtaaaaataaaaatgttaatagCGTAGCCACACATGCGTCCCTTGTATCATGTCTTATCCACATTGTAAGCACAGCCAGGGCTTTCCTGTGTTACTACTTTACGTCTCCAAACCAGCGGGAAAAGGCACCAGACTACAACTTGTTCAGTAGCCTAGCAACCGGTATCAAATATGGACACAGTGCGCCGTCCTGTACCCTGCCCTGCGGCGAACTCCCCAAAaacagtgcagtgtgaaaattgctttattctgttgtatgaatggcaatagGTGAATACATGGGATAATTTTGCCTTcggccatctagtggaagagcttTTATTagttttgcctgtcactattTGTCACTGGGATAGATAgatgaaaatagggaggttcgTCTACATTATATGTAATGAATAATTTTTGGACCATCTGATGAGTGGTTGGGAGTCACTTCCCTAATGTAATATAAAGTGTTTCAAAACTCAACACAACACTAATGTGACAAGCTTGTGGCAAGTAACCAGTCTGCAGCTTGTGCAGGAAGCTAACGTAATCTACTGCTTCACTCAGTGCTACATTACAAACTGCACCAACATATGGACTAAAACGCACAGGATGTCGGAATCAGGGTTGCATAAAGCCAAAggaaaaagcaaatacaaaaaaagttagTCCAGTAATGTTGGCTGAGTTGGGATCTAGTGAGGTGTGCTGGCTGTTCCTTGTGCAAAATTTgtacatttactttttctttccCCTCCGAACATGAATGGATTTTGGTTGAACTACAGGCGTTACGGCATTTGAGCTACCACTGTATTGTTGGGTATTGTTAACATGCTCATTTTCTGTCTGTAAGGTGACACTGGTTACAAATCATTTGCCTTACCACTGTAATGTTTGATATTATTAACAAGCTCATTTTCTGTCCGTAAGGTGACACACTTTGGTTGCAAATCATTTGCCTTACTTTTTGACGACATCGACCACAACATGTGCCCAGCCGATAAGGAGGTGTTCAGCTCATTTGCACACGCTCAGGTGTCCATCACCAATGAAATCTACCAGTACCTTGGAGAGCCTGAAACTTTCCTCTTCTGTCCCACAGGTATAATTTTACTATTTGAAATCTTATGCTGGTCTATTGTGACCtcattattgattttgttttttcaacgcCCTCACATTCAGAGTACTGTGGAACCTTCTGCTACCCAAATGTGTCTCAGTCTCCCTACCTCCACACAGTAGGAGAGAAGCTGCTGCCTGGTATTGACATTCTGTGGACAGGCATGTGTGACACACCTCCTCACGGGTATCACTCCTGCTGCTATTTAAAGTTGATGCCAACAAGGCTTTTCTGTTCGCAGGACCCAAAGTGGTATCCAAAGACATCACAGTGGAGTCTATAGAGGAAGTTTCTAAGATTTTGAGAAGAGCCCCCGTGATCTGGGACAACATACATGCCAATGACTACGACCAAAAGCGGCTCTTCTTGGGTCCTTACAAGGGCCGATCCACAGAACTCATCCCCAGACTAAAGGGAGTCCTAACCAACCCCAATTGCGAGTTTGAGTCCAACTTTGTTGCCATTCACACTTTGGCCACCTGGTATAAGTCTAATATGAATGGAGTGCGCAAAGATGTCGTCATGAGTACGTACAATCAATTTTTTGGGAAAGAACATTTATTCTTTACAATGCAGCATCATTAAAGCGttgaaattctcttgcttgaCCAGCGGACGGTGAGGACAGCACAGTTTCTATCCAGATTAAGTTGGAGAATGAGGGCAGTGATGAAGAACTGGAGACAGACATGCTGTACAGCCCCCAGCTCGCCCTGAAACTGGCTCTCACCGAGTGGCTTGGGGACTTTGTCGTGCCTCATCAATACAACAGTAAGAGAACTGGTCAATCATTTGCTTCTCTTCCTACTCTGTTGTCGCAGCGTAACCAATGTTATTGGGTTGTCCGCCCTAGGCCGACAGGTGCCTCAGAGCGGTGCCAAAAGTACAGTCATCGACGTGTCCTCCATGGCCCCTCCCTCTCTTTGCTCCGCTACCACGGTGACAACTGTGTTTCAGCAGCCCATAATGTCTGCAGCCATGCCGCCTCACCTACTGGAACCTCACTCCATGGCAAAAACATCCGAGCAGGAAGAGGAGGTAGTGGTTTGGCTTTCAGTAAATAAATGCATCCATCCACTATATGAGGAAATGTGGTAAAAAGATAATCTTTCTTTGGTTTTGGAACTATGCTTACATTTTGTCTGTGGAGGTGGAGAAGAAGGATTCCGATGACGAGCCCATGGAGATGGTGGTGGAAAAGCAGGAGGAGACTGACGCACAAGTAGTCACAGAGCAGAAACTTGAAGGCCCAATCTTGGCTGACAAGATGGCAGAAGATCTAAAGCCCATGGACACAGACAAGGAGAGCTTGGCAGAGTCCAAATCTTCCGAAGAATCCATACAGGAGGATTCTGGGAGTGATATTGCCCCCATGCAGACTGATGATCAGCTCAAACAGGTGCCACGGACAGATTTTAAGCACTTCACCCCATTAGATATCGCTGAATGTGTGCATTGATGTGGTCCCCTCCTAAAAGAGTCTCTTGACCTTGGTTTCTTCCATACAGGAGGTGTTTGTACCAGGTCCCAATGAGAAGCCGCTGTTCACCGTGGAGCCGCTCTCTATCGATGACCTATGCCTGCTTGCAGAACTCTTTTACCTGCCTTACGAGCATGGCCCCAAGGCAATGCAAATGTTGAAAGAGTTTAACTGGCTGAGAGCCAACAGCAGTGTCGTCAGCGTCAACCGCAAGATGAAAGAAGATGAGAAGGTCGGTTAAGTCTTTGGAAataaataggtttttttttttttttttttttttttttttttttaatccctagATCTAGTGGTAGCCCGGTGTGAAGCAAAATGGCGAATGTGTACTACCCATAATGTACATTGGGTGGTGTAGCATCAACTGGAGATGAAGTGAACTTGGACAACGAAGCTGCTGCTTAAAATCCTTTGCATTACTCTTTTGTCCTCCAGGTTGCAGAATGGCAGTTGAGGGCAGAAAAGTTTGAGGACATGTGCTGCTCGGTCATCCAGATGTTCACACGTCTGTCCAATTCGGCCAATCGCACCATCCTGTATGACCTTTACCCTTACATCTGGGACATCAAGAGCATCATTTCTATGGTCAAGTCCTTTGTCCAGTGGCTAGGTGTGTATAAACAGAACCACACAACTCTTTCTTCTCAAGGAACAGGATTAACTTAGCcatacagtggatacggaaCGTATTGTGATCCCTTAAAATTTTCTCTGTTATATTgcggccatttgctaaaataattt includes:
- the oga gene encoding protein O-GlcNAcase isoform X4 translates to MVQKDKTLETTPVEDEPSPSPVSGEACATGAGLLEESAGISVEAMGHRKFISGVVEGFYGRPWTMEQRKELFRRQQKWGLNTYLYAPKDDYKHRMFWRELYSVEEAEQLMTLIGSAKEYGIEFIYAISPGLDITFSNQKEVTALKRKLDQVTHFGCKSFALLFDDIDHNMCPADKEVFSSFAHAQVSITNEIYQYLGEPETFLFCPTEYCGTFCYPNVSQSPYLHTVGEKLLPGIDILWTGPKVVSKDITVESIEEVSKILRRAPVIWDNIHANDYDQKRLFLGPYKGRSTELIPRLKGVLTNPNCEFESNFVAIHTLATWYKSNMNGVRKDVVMTDGEDSTVSIQIKLENEGSDEELETDMLYSPQLALKLALTEWLGDFVVPHQYNSRQVPQSGAKSTVIDVSSMAPPSLCSATTVTTVFQQPIMSAAMPPHLLEPHSMAKTSEQEEEVEKKDSDDEPMEMVVEKQEETDAQVVTEQKLEGPILADKMAEDLKPMDTDKESLAESKSSEESIQEDSGSDIAPMQTDDQLKQEVFVPGPNEKPLFTVEPLSIDDLCLLAELFYLPYEHGPKAMQMLKEFNWLRANSSVVSVNRKMKEDEKVAEWQLRAEKFEDMCCSVIQMFTRLSNSANRTILYDLYPYIWDIKSIISMVKSFVQWLGCRSQSSAQFPKGDQEPWAFRGGLAGEFQRLLPIDGANDLFYQPPPSLPTSKIYSIRPYFAKDEASVYKICKEMYYEGMEDAPSSEQESDLIGDKLVGGLLSLSPDYGFVLEDDEGICGYALGTVDVNPFIKKCEISWIPFMQEKYHKPDGQKELTEAEKMILSFHEEEEGLPESFLSNFPSLIKVDIHAKVTDPSVAKSMMGCLLSSLKANGSQGAFCKVRQTDKRMLDFYSKLGCFEVAKMEGFPKDVIIMGRSL